In Leopardus geoffroyi isolate Oge1 chromosome D1, O.geoffroyi_Oge1_pat1.0, whole genome shotgun sequence, a single window of DNA contains:
- the ZNF202 gene encoding zinc finger protein 202 isoform X2, with the protein MVPWEKLLEVPRLRLGGNDTVSSRWCETPPHPQSRTMATALEPEDQDLWEEEGILMVKLEDDFTCRPESVLQRDDPVLETSHQNFRRFRYQEAASPREALIRLRELCHQWLRPERRTKEQILELLVLEQFLTVLPGELQSWVRGQRPESGEEAVTLVEGLQKQPRRPRRWVTVHVHGQEVLSEETAHPGAEPESPNELQNAVQTSTPEESHEETTQSPDLGPSEELSVCHELEFQPLQQSEVPVPQGPDLPEERSPGNPEMVAFLTALSQGLVTFKDVAVCFSQDQWSDMDPTQKEFYGEYVLEEDCGIVVSLSFPIPRLDEISHVREEEPLVPDIPEPQEPQEPEILSFTYTGDRSEDEEEYLEQEDVSLEDIHRSILGDPEIHQTPDWEIVFEDDPSRPNERSFGTNTSQVNSLSNLRETMPICPLLGRHHDCPVCGKSFTCNSHLVRHLRTHTGEKPYKCMECGKSYTRSSHLARHQKVHKMGTAYKFPLNRKNLDETSPLVQPERTPPVEKPFRCDDCGKHFRWTSDLVRHQRTHTGEKPFFCTICGKSFSQKSVLTTHQRIHLGGKPYLCGECGEDFSDHRRYLAHRKTHAAEELYLCSECGRCFNHSAAFAKHLRGHASVRPCRCNECGKSFSRRDHLVRHQRTHTGEKPFTCSTCGKSFSRGYHLIRHQRTHSEKTS; encoded by the exons ATG gTCCCTTGGGAGAAACTCCTTGAGGTGCCCAGGCTGAGACTGGGGGGTAATGACACTGTGAGCTCTAGATGGTGtgagacccctccccacccccagagccgAACAATGGCTACAGCCTTGGAACCAGAGGACCAGGATCTTTGGGAAGAAGAGGGAATCCTGATGGTGAAATTGGAAGATGATTTCACTTGTAGGCCGGAGTCTGTCTTACAGAGAGATGACCCTGTGCTTGAGACCTCACACCAGAACTTCCGGCGCTTCCGCTACCAGGAAGCAGCAAGCCCTCGAGAAGCTCTCATTCGGCTGCGAGAACTTTGTCATCAGTGGCTGAGGCCGGAAAGGCGGACGAAGGAGCAGATCTTAGAGCTGCTTGTGCTGGAACAGTTCCTTACCGTCCTGCCCGGAGAACTACAGAGCTGGGTGCGGGGCCAGCGGCCAGAGAGTGGCGAGGAGGCCGTGACGCTGGTGGAGGGTTTGCAGAAACAACCCAGGAGACCAAGGCggtgg GTGACTGTCCATGTTCATGGGCAGGAAGTCCTGTCAGAGGAGACGGCGCATCCGGGAGCAGAGCCCGAATCACCTAACGAGCTGCAGAACGCTGTGCAGACCTCAACTCCTGAGGAGTCCCACGAGGAGACCACGCAGAGCCCAGACCTGGGGCCATCGGAAGAGCTGAGCGTGTGCCACGAACTGGAGTTTCAGCCCCTGCAGCAGAGCG AGGTTCCAGTGCCGCAGGGCCCAGACCTTCCTGAAGAGAGGAGCCCTGGAAACCCAGAGATGGTTGCCTTTCTTACTGCTCTCTCACAG GGATTGGTAACTTTCAAGGACGTGGCTGTGTGCTTCTCCCAGGACCAGTGGAGCGATATGGATCCAACACAGAAAGAGTTCTATGGAGAATATGTCTTGGAGGAAGACTGTGGAATTGTGGTCTCTTTGT CGTTTCCAATCCCCAGACTAGATGAGATCTCCCACGTTAGAGAGGAAGAGCCTTTGGTCCCAGATATCCCAGAGCCTCAAGAGCCTCAAGAGCCAGAAATCCTGAGTTTTACCTACACAG GAGACAGGAGTGAAGACGAAGAAGAGTACCTTGAGCAAGAAGATGTAAGTTTGGAGGATATACACAGATCTATTTTGGGAGATCCAGAAATCCACCAGACTCCAGACTGGGAAATAGTCTTTGAGGATGATCCAAGTAGACCTAACGAGAGAAGCTTTGGTACAAATACTTCTCAAGTCAATAGTTTATCGAATCTTCGGGAAACCATGCCTATCTGCCCCCTGTTAGGGAGACACCACGACTGCCCTGTATGTGGAAAAAGTTTCACTTGCAACTCCCACCTTGTTAGACACCTGAGAACTCACACGGGAGAGAAACCATATAAGTGTATGGAGTGTGGGAAAAGTTACACGCGGAGCTCACATCTTGCCAGGCACCAGAAGGTTCACAAAATGGGCACTGCTTATAAATTTCCCCTAAACCGGAAGAATTTGGATGAGACCTCCCCTCTGGTCCAGCCTGAGAGAACTCCTCCCGTTGAGAAACCCTTTAGATGTGACGATTGTGGAAAACACTTCCGCTGGACTTCAGACCTCGTCCGGCATCAGAGGACACACACGGGGGAAAAACCCTTCTTCTGTACTATTTGTGGCAAGAGCTTCAGCCAGAAATCTGTGCTGACGACACACCAAAGAATCCACCTTGGGGGCAAACCCTACCTGTGTGGAGAGTGTGGAGAGGACTTCAGTGACCACAGGCGGTACCTGGCGCACCGGAAGACGCACGCGGCGGAGGAGCTCTACCTCTGTAGCGAGTGCGGGCGGTGCTTCAACCACAGTGCTGCGTTCGCCAAGCACCTCAGGGGACACGCCTCGGTGAGGCCCTGCCGGTGCAACGAATGTGGGAAAAGCTTCAGTCGGAGGGACCACCTCGTCCGGCATCAAAGAACACACACTGGCGAGAAACCGTTCACGTGCTCTACCTGTGGAAAGAGCTTCAGCAGGGGCTATCACTTAATCAGGCATCAGAGGACCCACTCAGAAAAGACCTCCTAG
- the ZNF202 gene encoding zinc finger protein 202 isoform X3 yields the protein MATALEPEDQDLWEEEGILMVKLEDDFTCRPESVLQRDDPVLETSHQNFRRFRYQEAASPREALIRLRELCHQWLRPERRTKEQILELLVLEQFLTVLPGELQSWVRGQRPESGEEAVTLVEGLQKQPRRPRRWVTVHVHGQEVLSEETAHPGAEPESPNELQNAVQTSTPEESHEETTQSPDLGPSEELSVCHELEFQPLQQSEVPVPQGPDLPEERSPGNPEMVAFLTALSQGLVTFKDVAVCFSQDQWSDMDPTQKEFYGEYVLEEDCGIVVSLSFPIPRLDEISHVREEEPLVPDIPEPQEPQEPEILSFTYTGDRSEDEEEYLEQEDVSLEDIHRSILGDPEIHQTPDWEIVFEDDPSRPNERSFGTNTSQVNSLSNLRETMPICPLLGRHHDCPVCGKSFTCNSHLVRHLRTHTGEKPYKCMECGKSYTRSSHLARHQKVHKMGTAYKFPLNRKNLDETSPLVQPERTPPVEKPFRCDDCGKHFRWTSDLVRHQRTHTGEKPFFCTICGKSFSQKSVLTTHQRIHLGGKPYLCGECGEDFSDHRRYLAHRKTHAAEELYLCSECGRCFNHSAAFAKHLRGHASVRPCRCNECGKSFSRRDHLVRHQRTHTGEKPFTCSTCGKSFSRGYHLIRHQRTHSEKTS from the exons ATGGCTACAGCCTTGGAACCAGAGGACCAGGATCTTTGGGAAGAAGAGGGAATCCTGATGGTGAAATTGGAAGATGATTTCACTTGTAGGCCGGAGTCTGTCTTACAGAGAGATGACCCTGTGCTTGAGACCTCACACCAGAACTTCCGGCGCTTCCGCTACCAGGAAGCAGCAAGCCCTCGAGAAGCTCTCATTCGGCTGCGAGAACTTTGTCATCAGTGGCTGAGGCCGGAAAGGCGGACGAAGGAGCAGATCTTAGAGCTGCTTGTGCTGGAACAGTTCCTTACCGTCCTGCCCGGAGAACTACAGAGCTGGGTGCGGGGCCAGCGGCCAGAGAGTGGCGAGGAGGCCGTGACGCTGGTGGAGGGTTTGCAGAAACAACCCAGGAGACCAAGGCggtgg GTGACTGTCCATGTTCATGGGCAGGAAGTCCTGTCAGAGGAGACGGCGCATCCGGGAGCAGAGCCCGAATCACCTAACGAGCTGCAGAACGCTGTGCAGACCTCAACTCCTGAGGAGTCCCACGAGGAGACCACGCAGAGCCCAGACCTGGGGCCATCGGAAGAGCTGAGCGTGTGCCACGAACTGGAGTTTCAGCCCCTGCAGCAGAGCG AGGTTCCAGTGCCGCAGGGCCCAGACCTTCCTGAAGAGAGGAGCCCTGGAAACCCAGAGATGGTTGCCTTTCTTACTGCTCTCTCACAG GGATTGGTAACTTTCAAGGACGTGGCTGTGTGCTTCTCCCAGGACCAGTGGAGCGATATGGATCCAACACAGAAAGAGTTCTATGGAGAATATGTCTTGGAGGAAGACTGTGGAATTGTGGTCTCTTTGT CGTTTCCAATCCCCAGACTAGATGAGATCTCCCACGTTAGAGAGGAAGAGCCTTTGGTCCCAGATATCCCAGAGCCTCAAGAGCCTCAAGAGCCAGAAATCCTGAGTTTTACCTACACAG GAGACAGGAGTGAAGACGAAGAAGAGTACCTTGAGCAAGAAGATGTAAGTTTGGAGGATATACACAGATCTATTTTGGGAGATCCAGAAATCCACCAGACTCCAGACTGGGAAATAGTCTTTGAGGATGATCCAAGTAGACCTAACGAGAGAAGCTTTGGTACAAATACTTCTCAAGTCAATAGTTTATCGAATCTTCGGGAAACCATGCCTATCTGCCCCCTGTTAGGGAGACACCACGACTGCCCTGTATGTGGAAAAAGTTTCACTTGCAACTCCCACCTTGTTAGACACCTGAGAACTCACACGGGAGAGAAACCATATAAGTGTATGGAGTGTGGGAAAAGTTACACGCGGAGCTCACATCTTGCCAGGCACCAGAAGGTTCACAAAATGGGCACTGCTTATAAATTTCCCCTAAACCGGAAGAATTTGGATGAGACCTCCCCTCTGGTCCAGCCTGAGAGAACTCCTCCCGTTGAGAAACCCTTTAGATGTGACGATTGTGGAAAACACTTCCGCTGGACTTCAGACCTCGTCCGGCATCAGAGGACACACACGGGGGAAAAACCCTTCTTCTGTACTATTTGTGGCAAGAGCTTCAGCCAGAAATCTGTGCTGACGACACACCAAAGAATCCACCTTGGGGGCAAACCCTACCTGTGTGGAGAGTGTGGAGAGGACTTCAGTGACCACAGGCGGTACCTGGCGCACCGGAAGACGCACGCGGCGGAGGAGCTCTACCTCTGTAGCGAGTGCGGGCGGTGCTTCAACCACAGTGCTGCGTTCGCCAAGCACCTCAGGGGACACGCCTCGGTGAGGCCCTGCCGGTGCAACGAATGTGGGAAAAGCTTCAGTCGGAGGGACCACCTCGTCCGGCATCAAAGAACACACACTGGCGAGAAACCGTTCACGTGCTCTACCTGTGGAAAGAGCTTCAGCAGGGGCTATCACTTAATCAGGCATCAGAGGACCCACTCAGAAAAGACCTCCTAG
- the LOC123602208 gene encoding LOW QUALITY PROTEIN: olfactory receptor 6X1 (The sequence of the model RefSeq protein was modified relative to this genomic sequence to represent the inferred CDS: inserted 2 bases in 2 codons; substituted 1 base at 1 genomic stop codon) — translation MTNGTTITEFILLGFPDTQGLQIPLFLVIFCIYILTLAGNGSKIAIVWAEPRLQIPMYFFLCTLSFPEICYLHPLXAFFHFFPGTTEFFIFIVMSFDHYLAICKPLCYPTIMTSNLXLQLALSSWVVGFTIVFCQMLPLLRLPFCGNNVINHFYCDVGPILKAACTDTSILELLGLLATVQVIPGSLLFTAISYICILSTILQIPSATGQQKIFSTCASHLTAVSLLYGAVLFMYLRPTAHSSFKINKXVSVLNTILTPLLNPFIYTIRNKEVKAALRKAMACPKTHHPEENMRHIK, via the exons ATGACAAATGGCACGACCATCACAGAGTTCATCCTTCTAGGCTTTCCTGATACCCAAGGACTACAAATCCCTCTCTTTCTCGTGATCTTTTGCATCTACATATTAACCCTTGCAGGCAATGGGTCCAAAATCGCCATTGTCTGGGCTGAGCCCAGGCTACAAATACCAATGTACTTCTTCCTTTGCACCTTGTCCTTCCCAGAGATCTGCTATCTGCATCCGC CTGCCTTCTTCCACTTTTTCCCGGGAACCACCGAGTTCTTTATCTTCATTgtcatgtcttttgaccattaCCTGGCCATCTGCAAGCCCCTTTGCTACCCCACCATTATGACCAGCAACCTCTGACTGCAACTTGCCCTCAGCTCCTGGGTGGTAGGCTTTACCATCGTCTTCTGTCAGATGCTACCGCTCCTCCGGTTGCCATTCTGTGGCAACAATGTCATCAATCATTTCTACTGTGATGTTGGTCCCATTTTGAAAGCAGCCTGCACAGACACAAGCATTTTGGAGCTCCTGGGTCTTTTGGCGACCGTCCAGGTGATCCCAGGGTCACTCCTCTTCACAGCGATTTCTTATATCTGTATCCTGTCCACCATCCTACAGATCCCTTCAGCCACTGGCCAACAGAAGATTTTCTCGACCTGTGCCTCCCACCTGACAGCAGTCTCCCTGCTCTATGGTGCCGTTTTGTTCATGTACCTGAGACCCACAGCACACTCTTCCTTTAAGATTAATA GTGTGTCAGTGCTAAATACTATCCTGACACCCCTTCTGAATCCCTTCATTTATACAATTAGAAACAAGGAGGTGAAAGCAGCCCTAAGGAAGGCAATGGCTTGTCCAAAGACTCATCATCCAGAGGAAAACATGCGACACATCAAATGA
- the ZNF202 gene encoding zinc finger protein 202 isoform X1 — translation MAVKTRGRGFNSLRRCDACRVMVELRGVVPVCDLMLIWLSVSPSLPQVPWEKLLEVPRLRLGGNDTVSSRWCETPPHPQSRTMATALEPEDQDLWEEEGILMVKLEDDFTCRPESVLQRDDPVLETSHQNFRRFRYQEAASPREALIRLRELCHQWLRPERRTKEQILELLVLEQFLTVLPGELQSWVRGQRPESGEEAVTLVEGLQKQPRRPRRWVTVHVHGQEVLSEETAHPGAEPESPNELQNAVQTSTPEESHEETTQSPDLGPSEELSVCHELEFQPLQQSEVPVPQGPDLPEERSPGNPEMVAFLTALSQGLVTFKDVAVCFSQDQWSDMDPTQKEFYGEYVLEEDCGIVVSLSFPIPRLDEISHVREEEPLVPDIPEPQEPQEPEILSFTYTGDRSEDEEEYLEQEDVSLEDIHRSILGDPEIHQTPDWEIVFEDDPSRPNERSFGTNTSQVNSLSNLRETMPICPLLGRHHDCPVCGKSFTCNSHLVRHLRTHTGEKPYKCMECGKSYTRSSHLARHQKVHKMGTAYKFPLNRKNLDETSPLVQPERTPPVEKPFRCDDCGKHFRWTSDLVRHQRTHTGEKPFFCTICGKSFSQKSVLTTHQRIHLGGKPYLCGECGEDFSDHRRYLAHRKTHAAEELYLCSECGRCFNHSAAFAKHLRGHASVRPCRCNECGKSFSRRDHLVRHQRTHTGEKPFTCSTCGKSFSRGYHLIRHQRTHSEKTS, via the exons ATGGCTGTGAAGACGAGGGGCAGGGGATTTAATAGTTTGAGGAGGTGTGATGCGTGCAGGGTTATGGTTGAACTCAGAGGCGTTGTCCCTGTGTGTGATCTCATGCTTATATggttgtctgtctctccttctctgccccaggTCCCTTGGGAGAAACTCCTTGAGGTGCCCAGGCTGAGACTGGGGGGTAATGACACTGTGAGCTCTAGATGGTGtgagacccctccccacccccagagccgAACAATGGCTACAGCCTTGGAACCAGAGGACCAGGATCTTTGGGAAGAAGAGGGAATCCTGATGGTGAAATTGGAAGATGATTTCACTTGTAGGCCGGAGTCTGTCTTACAGAGAGATGACCCTGTGCTTGAGACCTCACACCAGAACTTCCGGCGCTTCCGCTACCAGGAAGCAGCAAGCCCTCGAGAAGCTCTCATTCGGCTGCGAGAACTTTGTCATCAGTGGCTGAGGCCGGAAAGGCGGACGAAGGAGCAGATCTTAGAGCTGCTTGTGCTGGAACAGTTCCTTACCGTCCTGCCCGGAGAACTACAGAGCTGGGTGCGGGGCCAGCGGCCAGAGAGTGGCGAGGAGGCCGTGACGCTGGTGGAGGGTTTGCAGAAACAACCCAGGAGACCAAGGCggtgg GTGACTGTCCATGTTCATGGGCAGGAAGTCCTGTCAGAGGAGACGGCGCATCCGGGAGCAGAGCCCGAATCACCTAACGAGCTGCAGAACGCTGTGCAGACCTCAACTCCTGAGGAGTCCCACGAGGAGACCACGCAGAGCCCAGACCTGGGGCCATCGGAAGAGCTGAGCGTGTGCCACGAACTGGAGTTTCAGCCCCTGCAGCAGAGCG AGGTTCCAGTGCCGCAGGGCCCAGACCTTCCTGAAGAGAGGAGCCCTGGAAACCCAGAGATGGTTGCCTTTCTTACTGCTCTCTCACAG GGATTGGTAACTTTCAAGGACGTGGCTGTGTGCTTCTCCCAGGACCAGTGGAGCGATATGGATCCAACACAGAAAGAGTTCTATGGAGAATATGTCTTGGAGGAAGACTGTGGAATTGTGGTCTCTTTGT CGTTTCCAATCCCCAGACTAGATGAGATCTCCCACGTTAGAGAGGAAGAGCCTTTGGTCCCAGATATCCCAGAGCCTCAAGAGCCTCAAGAGCCAGAAATCCTGAGTTTTACCTACACAG GAGACAGGAGTGAAGACGAAGAAGAGTACCTTGAGCAAGAAGATGTAAGTTTGGAGGATATACACAGATCTATTTTGGGAGATCCAGAAATCCACCAGACTCCAGACTGGGAAATAGTCTTTGAGGATGATCCAAGTAGACCTAACGAGAGAAGCTTTGGTACAAATACTTCTCAAGTCAATAGTTTATCGAATCTTCGGGAAACCATGCCTATCTGCCCCCTGTTAGGGAGACACCACGACTGCCCTGTATGTGGAAAAAGTTTCACTTGCAACTCCCACCTTGTTAGACACCTGAGAACTCACACGGGAGAGAAACCATATAAGTGTATGGAGTGTGGGAAAAGTTACACGCGGAGCTCACATCTTGCCAGGCACCAGAAGGTTCACAAAATGGGCACTGCTTATAAATTTCCCCTAAACCGGAAGAATTTGGATGAGACCTCCCCTCTGGTCCAGCCTGAGAGAACTCCTCCCGTTGAGAAACCCTTTAGATGTGACGATTGTGGAAAACACTTCCGCTGGACTTCAGACCTCGTCCGGCATCAGAGGACACACACGGGGGAAAAACCCTTCTTCTGTACTATTTGTGGCAAGAGCTTCAGCCAGAAATCTGTGCTGACGACACACCAAAGAATCCACCTTGGGGGCAAACCCTACCTGTGTGGAGAGTGTGGAGAGGACTTCAGTGACCACAGGCGGTACCTGGCGCACCGGAAGACGCACGCGGCGGAGGAGCTCTACCTCTGTAGCGAGTGCGGGCGGTGCTTCAACCACAGTGCTGCGTTCGCCAAGCACCTCAGGGGACACGCCTCGGTGAGGCCCTGCCGGTGCAACGAATGTGGGAAAAGCTTCAGTCGGAGGGACCACCTCGTCCGGCATCAAAGAACACACACTGGCGAGAAACCGTTCACGTGCTCTACCTGTGGAAAGAGCTTCAGCAGGGGCTATCACTTAATCAGGCATCAGAGGACCCACTCAGAAAAGACCTCCTAG